One Primulina tabacum isolate GXHZ01 chromosome 10, ASM2559414v2, whole genome shotgun sequence DNA segment encodes these proteins:
- the LOC142505755 gene encoding uncharacterized protein LOC142505755, which yields MTTIEAMDSGVSRRRASAPKAGSVWETRMKLDEVKGGIKVFNANHQTLEENAQIACTSTSGIASPVNDKEAVGTVDKGVRAKQSPVGGSGSAKRKTWKSDGLEGSPIQIGRQRSEVSKNLDDMFKQSSDSADGSSKKSPVQTQKTRSVSVRSRKVKSDSSEEARDENSELGKVEIEEHEGSVGKFDKIPLGKKSRSEEELGVCEVKEVASNADNIKNTDDEEKEENDEKIEVEIAEKDLEIKEIRSQENKPNKSVIQDKKLLLGNQKSFPNSPIVKKQLPPAADHAKFLQNPIKINPIPDSDNFHGLPRTRSKLQSFADLIMWRDAAKSSFVFGIGTFAIISSSYTKDLNISFISVVSYLGLAYLVVNFLFRSLISRGTIGNNTIEDYVIGEEEAIWVIKLVLPYLNEFLLKLRALFSGDPATTMKLAVLLFVLARCGSSITMWKMAKLGFIGLFTVPKVCSSYSVQITAYGTFWIRRFSDAWESCSHKKAVGFAIFSLVWNLSSVIARIWAVFMLYVAFKCYQHFLIRDDCGREEEDQVQLKCNDKRSI from the exons ATGACCACTATAGAAGCAATGGATTCGGGTGTCAGCAGAAGAAGAGCAAGTGCCCCAAAAGCAGGCTCTGTCTGGGAGACCAGAATGAAGCTCGATGAAGTCAAAGGTGGCATCAAAGTCTTCAATGCCAATCATCAAACTCTCGAAGAAAATGCTCAGATTGCGTGCACCAGTACTAGTGGTATTGCAAGTCCCGTTAATGATAAAGAGGCAGTTGGTACTGTGGATAAAGGAGTTCGAGCCAAACAGAGCCCAGTTGGAGGGAGCGGGTCGGCTAAGAGGAAAACATGGAAATCTGATGGTTTGGAAGGCAGCCCAATTCAAATTGGTCGGCAGAGATCTGAAGTGAGCAAgaatttggatgacatgttcaagCAATCGAGTGATTCTGCTGATGGAAGCTCCAAGAAAAGCCCGGTTCAGACCCAGAAAACTAGATCAGTCTCGGTTCGGTCGAGGAAAGTGAAATCTGATTCTTCCGAGGAAGCGAGGGATGAGAATTCCGAGCTGGGGAAGGTGGAAATTGAGGAACATGAAGGATCTGTTGGGAAATTCGACAAGATCCCATTGGGGAAAAAATCGAGATCTGAAGAAGAACTTGGTGTATGTGAAGTGAAAGAAGTCGCTAGCAATGCCGACAATATCAAGAACACAGATGATGAAGAAAAAGAGGAAAATGATGAGAAAATCGAGGTTGAGATTGCAGAAAAGGATCTTGAAATTAAAGAGATTAGGTCGCAAGAAAATAAGCCAAATAAATCTGTGATCCAGGACAAGAAATTGCTTCTGGGAAATCAAAAATCTTTTCCAAATTCACCCATTGTGAAGAAGCAGCTTCCACCTGCTGCAgatcatgccaaatttcttcaaaatCCCATAAAAATCAACCCGA TTCCAGATTCAGATAATTTCCACGGACTTCCAAGAACTCGGAGCAAATTACAGAGTTTCG CTGACTTGATCATGTGGAGGGATGCAGCAAAATCATCTTTCGTCTTTGGAATCGGAACATTTGCTATTATTTCATCTTCTTACACAAAGGATCTTAATATAAG CTTCATTTCTGTGGTTTCCTATTTAGGCCTTGCGTATCTTGTTGTGAATTTTCTTTTCAGATCCCTCATTAGCAG GGGCACTATTGGCAATAACACAATTGAAGATTATGTGATAGGAGAGGAAGAAGCCATTTGGGTAATAAAATTGGTTCTTCCTTATTTGAATGAGTTTCTGCTCAAGTTGAGAGCTCTTTTCTCTGGGGATCCTGCCACCACAATGAAG TTGGCAGTGCTTCTGTTTGTTTTGGCAAGATGTGGCAGCTCTATCACAATGTGGAAGATGGCTAAATTAG gGTTTATTGGACTATTTACGGTTCCAAAAGTCTGCTCTTCCTATTCCGTTCAGATAACTGCATAcg GGACATTCTGGATCCGACGGTTTAGCGACGCTTGGGAATCATGCTCTCACAAGAAAGCCGTTGGATTCGCCATCTTTTCTCTTGTTTGGAATCTATCGTCTGTGATCGCACGAATTTGGGCAG TGTTCATGTTATATGTTGCGTTCAAGTGCTATCAACACTTTTTGATAAGAGACGACTGTGGACGAGAAGAAGAAGATCAAGTGCAGTTAAAGTGCAACGACAAACGCTCGATCTAA